The following DNA comes from Actinomycetes bacterium.
TCTTCCTCCCCGACCCCCTGTCCGGTGCCACAGCGTGGCGGCAGGTGACCCGCGACGGCGGGCGCCTCGGCATCACGACCTTCGCCTCGCGCGACGACCCGCGGTGGAGCTGGCTCGAGGAGCTCTTCCCGGACCGCGACCCGAGGGCCACCCGCCTCGGCGGCGACGAGGCGACCAGCCCGTTCGCGAGCGACGAGCGGCTGCACGAGCTGCTCGTCGCGGCCGGCTGGTCCGGTGCCCGGTCGGAGACCCGGGAGCACGTCACGACGTTCGCCCGTCCCGAGGACTGGCTGCCGTTCTCCTGGTCGGTAGGCTCGCGCACCTACTGGGAGCGGACCCCGCAGGAGCAGCGACCGGAGATCGAGCGGCAGGCGATGGAGCACCTGACCCGGATGGCCGTCGAGCCGGAGGGGCTGATCCAGCGCAACCAGGTCCGCTACACGACGGCGGCGGCGTAGACGGCGCCTGGAGCGAGCGCCCCGCGCCTCGGCTAGGCCGGCGGCTCGAGGTCGAACTCGGCCCGTCGGCCGGCCGGCACCAGGTGCACCAGCTCGGGGTGGCGCTGCAGGTAGGCCCGGACGAACGGGCAGTACGGCAGCACCGCGACCCCCCGCTCGTCCAGCTGCCGCAGCGCGTCGCGCACGAACGTCGAGCCCAGCCCCCTGCCCTCGAAGGCCGGGTCGACCTGGGTGTGCAGGAACGCGACGTCGTCGCCGTCCAGCCGGTACTCCGCCGTGCCGGCGAGCGCGCCGTCGACCACCAGCACGAAGCGGCG
Coding sequences within:
- a CDS encoding methyltransferase domain-containing protein; translation: MTDQREAVAGVFDRASETYDQLGVEFFGPVGRALVELTGVNPGDDVLDVGCGRGAVLFAAAEAAGPTGTVLGIDLARGMVERTRADAAAGGLSTVRVEQRDAQEPGLPAASYDLVLSSLVVFFLPDPLSGATAWRQVTRDGGRLGITTFASRDDPRWSWLEELFPDRDPRATRLGGDEATSPFASDERLHELLVAAGWSGARSETREHVTTFARPEDWLPFSWSVGSRTYWERTPQEQRPEIERQAMEHLTRMAVEPEGLIQRNQVRYTTAAA
- a CDS encoding GNAT family N-acetyltransferase, with the protein product MAGRPAETTEPTPQSVEVRDVRPGRRFVLVVDGALAGTAEYRLDGDDVAFLHTQVDPAFEGRGLGSTFVRDALRQLDERGVAVLPYCPFVRAYLQRHPELVHLVPAGRRAEFDLEPPA